In one window of Gossypium arboreum isolate Shixiya-1 chromosome 4, ASM2569848v2, whole genome shotgun sequence DNA:
- the LOC108481902 gene encoding probable WRKY transcription factor 4: MADEMQEQKPPSKTVASSKRPVITPPPRPFSEALFNGEAGLMGFSPGPMTLVSNFFSDTTDDSKSFSQLLAGAMASPAAQKLTEEQAEGGGVNTGLRFKQNKPAGLAITQQPSSFVMPQGLLSPASLLESPGFSVFSPGPQGPFGMTHQQTLAQVTAQAAQANSHMQIHADTATSLQDSSAMIKQPSDVSQSDQRSQPASGKHASDGYNWRKYGQKQVKGSEFPRSYYKCTHPGCPVKKKVERSLDGQVTEIIYKGQHNHQPPQQIKRAKGNGTSNNRGNSESTSQLHSTNLNIIKEGTCSSMSKKDQESSQATTELLSGTSDSDDEKDEDEPDTKRRSTEIRVLEPCSSHRTVTEPRIVVQTTSEVDLLDDGYRWRKYGQKVVKGNPYPRSYYKCTTPGCNVRKHVERASTDPKAVITTYEGKHNHDVPAARTSSHNTASSNATQVRTQNIVTDNNRGVDNSVDSTNDGQRPVARLRLKEEQVT, translated from the exons ATGGCGGATGAGATGCAGGAGCAGAAGCCGCCGTCGAAAACAGTAGCTTCGTCTAAACGGCCAGTGATTACTCCACCACCACGGCCGTTCTCGGAGGCGTTATTCAACGGTGAGGCAGGCTTGATGGGATTCAGTCCAGGTCCCATGACACTTGTTTCCAACTTCTTCTCCGACACCACCGACGATTCCAAGTCATTTTCTCAGCTGCTCGCCGGTGCCATGGCGTCTCCTGCAGCTCAAAAGCTGACCGAAGAGCAGGCTGAAGGTGGAGGAGTTAACACGGGGTTGCGGTTCAAGCAGAATAAGCCGGCCGGTTTAGCGATAACTCAACAACCGTCGTCGTTTGTGATGCCACAAGGATTGTTGAGCCCTGCGAGCTTATTGGAATCTCCAGGATTTAGTGTGTTTTCTCCTGGTCCCCAG GGACCTTTCGGAATGACACACCAACAGACTCTAGCACAGGTCACGGCGCAGGCTGCACAAGCTAATTCGCATATGCAAATACATGCCGATACGGCAACCTCGTTGCAAGACTCTAGTGCTATGATTAAGCAACCGTCGGACGTATCTCAGTCTGATCAGAGATCCCAACCTGCTTCTGGTAAGCATGCCAGTGATGGCTACAACTGGCGGAAGTATGGGCAGAAACAGGTGAAAGGCAGCGAATTCCCAAGAAGTTATTACAAGTGTACGCATCCCGGTTGTCCCGTCAAGAAGAAGGTTGAGAGATCACTTGATGGCCAAGTCACTGAAATCATCTACAAAGGGCAACATAATCATCAACCTCCTCAGCAGATTAAGCGTGCAAAAGGAAACGGAACTTCGAATAATCGGGGGaattccgaatcaacttctcaacTTCATAGTACCAACTTGAACATAATTAAAGAAGGGACATGTTCTTCAATGTCTAAGAAGGATCAAGAGTCTAGCCAAGCTACAACCGAACTTCTTTCCGGGACGAGTGATAGTgatgatgaaaaagatgaagatGAACCTGATACCAAAAGACG AAGTACGGAAATTAGAGTTTTGGAGCCATGTTCGTCGCATAGGACCGTTACCGAACCTAGAATTGTCGTGCAGACAACAAGCGAAGTTGATCTATTGGATGATGGCTATAGGTGGCGCAAGTATGGACAGAAAGTTGTCAAAGGCAATCCTTATCCAAG AAGCTACTACAAATGTACAACCCCGGGATGCAATGTCCGTAAACACGTCGAGAGGGCTTCGACTGATCCCAAGGCTGTTATAACGACATACGAGGGAAAACATAATCATGATGTACCGGCTGCCAGAACTAGCAGCCACAACACCGCCAGTAGTAACGCAACACAGGTAAGAACACAGAATATAGTAACCGATAACAACCGCGGTGTAGATAACAGTGTCGATTCTACGAACGATGGGCAACGACCGGTAGCACGGTTACGGTTAAAAGAAGAACAGGTAACGTAA
- the LOC108480780 gene encoding histone H1-I-like: MNASPSASIPADPPPPPTVPAWAPAQSSVVEPPAAASAVPPVSDHRPYSDMIIEAIGALKEKNGSSKRAISKYIELAHKPYPPSHDELLTQHLKLLKSSGQLVMVRKSYKLAPSAGSEVPVPDSATSNVPDDSLAPKRGRGRPPKAKPTVSATDSGSQLVDVPVAGEVKKSVGRPRKNAPIGQLDARRGRGRPPKSGSRRPKTVRSVVAGGANAVKRGRGRPPRAVDQVPQQGFVPIQGQPVAVPYADADPAAPVAPSLPRRRGRPKGTARATDTVVPGKRRGRPPKVGSNIAPPLATMAKKTTGRPVGRPKKTTGGASAATYEDLKRKLEFFQSKVKHAVEVLKTQCINNGTGAGAIQELEGLAEMDINAPFRRQAQPPQQVLTQPPILQNEGQGP, from the exons ATGAATGCTTCACCATCAGCTTCCATCCCCGCAGACCCTCCCCCCCCGCCCACTGTGCCCGCATGGGCCCCCGCTCAGTCTTCTGTGGTCGAACCACCGGCGGCGGCGTCCGCCGTGCCTCCGGTTTCCGACCACCGTCCTTACTCAGACATGATAATCGAGGCCATTGGTGCTTTGAAAGAGAAGAATGGGTCAAGCAAAAGGGCCATTTCTAAGTACATCGAGTTAGCTCACAAACCGTACCCACCGAGTCACGACGAGTTGTTGACTCAACATTTGAAGCTCCTGAAAAGCAGCGGTCAACTTGTTATGGTAAGGAAATCTTATAAGCTTGCTCCCTCTGCCGGATCTGAAGTTCCGGTGCCGGATTCTGCTACTTCTAATGTCCCGGACGATTCTTTGGCTCCAAAACGTGGTCGCGGGCGTCCTCCTAAGGCTAAACCGACGGTTTCGGCTACTGATTCCGGGTCTCAGCTGGTGGATGTTCCGGTTGCGGGTGAAGTTAAGAAATCCGTCGGTAGGCCTAGGAAAAATGCACCCATTGGTCAACTTGATGCTAGGAGGGGCCGGGGTCGGCCACCTAAAAGTGGGTCTCGGAGACCGAAGACGGTTAGGTCAGTGGTGGCTGGTGGTGCTAATGCGGTGAAAAGGGGCCGTGGACGGCCGCCTAGGGCCGTGGACCAGGTACCTCAACAGGGTTTTGTGCCGATCCAGGGTCAACCCGTGGCTGTTCCCTATGCTGACGCTGATCCTGCAGCCCCCGTTGCTCCTAGTTTACCAAGGCGCAGAGGGAGGCCTAAGGGCACGGCTCGAGCCACCGACACGGTGGTCCCCGGCAAGCGGAGAGGTCGACCGCCCAAAGTTGGCAGCAATATTGCGCCACCGCTAGCCACTATGGCCAAGAAAACCACTGGGAGACCGGTAGGCCGCCCCAAGAAG ACAACTGGTGGAGCATCAGCAGCTACATATGAAGATCTTAAGAGAAAACTCGAATTCTTT CAATCAAAAGTGAAGCATGCAGTTGAAGTACTAAAGACTCAGTGCATCAACAACGGAACAGGCGCAGGCGCGATCCAAGAATTAGAAGGACTTGCAGAAATGGACATTAACGCACCATTTCGCAGGCAAGCTCAGCCGCCGCAGCAGGTGCTAACACAGCCACCGATACTACAGAACGAAGGACAAGGGCCTTGA